In Thermus aquaticus, the sequence ACCGCTCCCTTATAGAGGAGGTCCGAGCGGGTGTGGTGCTCCACGTGGTGCTGGAGGGTGTAGTGGTCAAACTGCTGCCGCCCGTGGCCGAAGTAAAGGCCCAGCATCTCGCTTTCCGAGCCCGGGCCCAGAAGCTCCGAGGCCACCTCGCTGCGGGCGTAGGCCCCGCCCAGGTTCACCACCAGGTCGTTGAGGCCGGCGTCCCGTTCCAGGAGGGCCCGCTGGCGGTGGAAGTGCCACACACCGTCGCCGAAGGTCTCCACGTGGGCGTGGCGGAGCCTGGCCCCGGGCCTCAGGACCATCTCCGTGGCCGAGAGGTGAAGGGTAGGGGGGAGGTCCGGGGAGAGGTACTCCTCAATGTAGGCGGCCTTGGCGTTGTCCTCCAGGAAGAGGAGGCTCCGCCCCGCCGAGGCCTTACTCCCTTCCAGGAGCACCTTGAAGACCCCCACGGGCTTTTCCAGCTCTAGCCCGGCGGGCACGTAGAGGAAGGCCCCGTGGGTGAAGAAGGCCGAGTTCTGGGCGGCGAACTTGTCCTCGGTGAAGACCGCCTGGAAGAGGCTGGCCTCCACCTTCTCCGGGTGTAGGCGCATGGCCTCGGCCAGGGAGGTGAGAACGAGGCCCTGGGCCTTGAGCTCCTTCGGGACTTCGGCGTAGACCAGGTCGGGCCCCACGAAGACCAGGAAGGCGGCCACATCGGTCTTCTCCAGCCGCCGCTTCACGGCCTCGGGGAGGGTGTCCCGGGTGAGGGAAAGCCCCTTGGGGGCCTCCACGGGCCGGTCCAGGGGGGCCTCGGAGAGGTCGGTGTAGCGCCAGTTCTCGTCCTTCCTGCTGGGGTAGGGGAGGCGGGCGAAGGCCTCGAGGGCCTCAAGCCTCTTCTTCAACGCCCAGGCGGGCTCGCCCAGGGCCTGGGAGATGGCCTCCACTTGGGTCTTGTCCAGTACCTGCATCCTGCCTCCTTAGCCCACGGAGCCTTCCATCTCCAGCTCAATGAGGCGGTTCAGCTCCACGGCGTACTCCAGGGGGAGCTCCTTGGCGATGGGCTCAATGAAGCCCCGCACGATGAGGGCAGCCGCCTCGTCCTCCTTG encodes:
- the sufD gene encoding Fe-S cluster assembly protein SufD, encoding MQVLDKTQVEAISQALGEPAWALKKRLEALEAFARLPYPSRKDENWRYTDLSEAPLDRPVEAPKGLSLTRDTLPEAVKRRLEKTDVAAFLVFVGPDLVYAEVPKELKAQGLVLTSLAEAMRLHPEKVEASLFQAVFTEDKFAAQNSAFFTHGAFLYVPAGLELEKPVGVFKVLLEGSKASAGRSLLFLEDNAKAAYIEEYLSPDLPPTLHLSATEMVLRPGARLRHAHVETFGDGVWHFHRQRALLERDAGLNDLVVNLGGAYARSEVASELLGPGSESEMLGLYFGHGRQQFDHYTLQHHVEHHTRSDLLYKGAVKDEARAVFSGLIRLERGAQKTDAYQANRNLILSPTARVDSIPQLEIGANDVRCTHGSTTAPVDETQLFYLQSRGLPRALAQELLVKAHLADVLTRIPLKALRAHIEAVIEEKVRL